The Catenulispora sp. MAP5-51 region CGAGCAGGATCTGCGAGCTCTCCGGCTTCGGGTCCTGGCCCATCTCGTCCAGGAACACCAGCCGGTTGCCCGAGGCCGAGACGAAGCCGCGGCGCGCGACCGAGGAGTCCGCCCCGCCTGGCCCCTGGCGAACAGCGTCGCCGCCCAGACTGTAGGCGCTCTTCTCGGTCACCAGACCGCCGAGCACGTAAGGGCGTCGCGGGTCGCCGAACTCGAACCCGACCAGCACCTGGTCGCCGACCTCGGGCAGGAACATCGCACCGCTGCGCGCCCCGGCGCCGAACTGCACGACCGGGGCCCAGTCCGTGCGGACGTCCGGGGACAGCCACGGCAGCGTCAGCCGCACCCGGGCGTGGCCGTCGCCGATGTCGTCGACGATCGCGCAGACCGGGCCGGGGATCCGGGCGGTCGACCCCGACGCCGCGGCGCCGCCGGAGGCCAGGCCGAGCAGGGTGCGGTCGTGGCCGCCGCCGGCGGCGAACTCGGTACGGTAGCCGTCCTCCGTCGGGTCGAAGACGTGCCGGGCGCGGGTGACCAGCCAGGTTGCGGGGAAGTGCCCGGGGACGCCGGTGACCTTCACCGTCGTGCCGGGGCGGATCGCGGGGTCGCCCCACGCCTCGCCCTCGGCCTCGGCGAAGGTGGCGCCGACGGAGGCGGCGAGCGCCGCGGCAGCCGTCTGCGGGTTCGCGACCGGGACCGTGCCCACGACGTGGGCCGTCGGGCTCGGCGGGGGCCCGAGGTCCCGTCCGCCGGCCGGTTCGGCCTCCTCGGGCGCCGCCTTCTTGCCGAACAGGCCTTTGACTTCGGTCATGCCCTGGGTGCGCGGCGCCGAGACCGAGGCCGCGGAGGTCGGCACCGGGTCGGTCGCGGACAGCCGGGCCCGCAGCGGGTCCCAGACCCGGACCTCGACGTCCGGGGTCAGGTTCCCGGCGGTGACGCGGGGCTCGAAGCGCAGCAGGGTGCCGGGGATGGTCAGCTCCGCGACGCCTTCGTCCCCGTGCGCGATCTGGGACGCCTTACGGAAGTGGAAGCGGCCGTCGGCCATCCCGAACTCGTAGCCGATCTCGCCGGCCCGCTGGTCCAGGAACTCCCAGTCCGTCTGGTTGCACTGGAGCAGATGGTCGTGGACGGTGTCGGTCTCGAAGACCTCGCCGATCTCCAGGTCCGCCTCGCGGGCGATCCGCCGGGCGACGTCGGAGTCGGTCATGTCGTCGAACGTGCGGCTCCGGCGTGCGCGTTGAAGCCGGTGGCACAGGTCGTAGCCGCGCACGGTGGTCTGCCCGCCGTTGCCCCGGTAGCAGCCCTCGACGGCGGTGACCTCGCCCACGACCAGCTTGGCTCCGGCGGTGGGACCGGCGCCGACCTGGACGCGCGCGCCGATGCGGAGCCCGGCGTCCCCGAGCGCGGCGCCGGTGAGGTCGTGGAAGGTGAGCGCGAAGGCGGTGGGCCAGCGCAGGTCCGCGTCCACCTCGAGCCGCACCAGGCAGGTCGCGGCCAGGCCGGACAGCGCCATGGACCCCTCGCCGACGAGCACCTTCGGCCAGACGACGGGGGCGGTCTCCGCCGACCCGCTCATCCTTCGGTCTCCTGCGCGCTCGGCAGGTACACGGCCGTCCCGGGCCGGACCCGCAGCGGATCGTCGAAGCCGTTCGCGGCGGCGATCTCGCGCCAGCGCCCCGGCCCGCCGTAGGTGCTGGTCGCCAGCGCGGGCAGCGTCTCGGCGCCGGTGAGGACGTGCGTGCCGCGTCCGGGCAGGCCGCCGGAGGTCGGATTGGTCCCGGGCCTGGTGCCGGGGACCTCCTCGAGGGTGAGGGTGACCGTGGCCCGCACCGGTGTCCCGGTGCGGCTGAACCTGGTGTACTTCGCGGTCACATCCGTGAGGTAGACAGACAGGCTCCTCTGCTTGCCCCAGCGGAACTCCAGGCTGGGGGGCCGCCACTTCAGCGCCGAGCCGGTCGCCGGGACGGGTTTGAGGAAGGTCCAGCCGATCAGGCGATCGCAGATCTCCTCCACGTCGTCGCCGTCGAAGACCACCGCGTCCAGGGTGATCTTCGTCTTGTTCTCGGCCGGCCGCCGCTGGCCGTTCCCCTTGGTCGGGGGGCTTGTCTTCGGGTCCGGCGGCGTTTCGGCCGGAACCGCCAACGCGGTGTGCGCCACCGTCATCGCCGCCGGGTTGTAGTGGAACAGGACGCTCTCATCGCTCAGGCTGAGCCGGGCATTGGCGGCACTGGCCTTGTGCGGGACGGACGTGTGCGGCAGGAAGCCCTCGTGCGCGAGGGTCAGCCGCTCCAGGGCGATCTCGCCCCCGGACGCTTTCAGCTCCGGTCCGTTCCAGGAGACGGGGACCGCGTTGTGCAGCGCCCAGGAGCAGACAGGGTTCTGCTGGCAGTCCTGCAGGGTGATGAGCACGATCCCCTTGGGCAGCTCCTCCATCCCCGCCTCGCGGTTCACCCAGTCCTTGACGAGCTTGTCGAGCCAGGTCTGCAGTTCCTTCGAGGGCTTGTGCTCCATGGCCCGCTCCAGGACCACGGGCGTGTGCTTCACGGCCTTCGGCAGCACGGCCTTGCCCCCGTAGTCGCCGCCGACCTCGATCTCCTCCCACTCGAACCCGACGTGCAGCCCGGTGCACGAGGACCACTCGCCGAGCCGCTGGCTGCCGGTCTCGGTGGAGAAGGTCACGATGAACCGCATGGACAGGCCATAGAGCGGGAACGCGGAATCGGCCCCCTGCAAAGCCCGCGCCGCCGACATCCCGGTCGACAGCCCGGTGCCGGCGGCCGGCGCCACCGCCCCCGCGAGCTGGGCCGGCCCCTGCCCGGCGGCCGAGGCGAACATATCGATGGTCATGGACGGATGCCTTTCAGCTGCCAGGGGACGGTGCCGGCGGCGGGACGGCCCTGGCGCGCGCCCGGTGCCCGAGATTCGGCGGCGGGCAACGGCGCGCGGGCCGGCGCGGTCAGATCGGGGACAGCATCGAGATGGCGTCTTCCAGGAAGCCGGTGTGCGCGAGCTCGAGCGTCTCGATCACGGGCTTGCCGGTCTCGGCGTTCAGGTTGTCGATGCTCCACTTGATCGGGAAGAACTCGTTCAGCCGCCACTGGACGAGCGGCATCCCGGCGAAGTCCACGAGCTGGATCGTCCCGCTCTGCGGTTTCGGGTTCTTGGACGTCTCGTTCAGCCAGTGCTGCACGACCCGCGAGTACGGACTGGCCGCGCGGCTGAGCGCGATCGTCTCGTAGGTGGTGGCCCCGGGCAGGACGCAGATCTTGTTCCCCTGATCGCCCACGCGGTACTCGATCGGCTTCCATCTCACCGAGAGCCCGGACACCTTCTGCCATTCCCCGATGTGGTAGGCGACGTTGTCGATCAGGACCGCGTAGCGATGGCCCATGCCGACGAACCCTTCCAGGGCGGTCTGCGCGCTCTCGGCTCCGCCGAGCACCGATCCGAACCCGTCCACGCCACCGCCTCGATCCTTGTCTTGGGGTCTTCATCTCGCCCAGCCCAGCGGGCCGACCTCGCCGAGCCGGCCGGCGCGCTCCCGGTCCAGGAGCAGCTCACGTCGCAGCCGGCCCTCGATCCTGCGGTACACCTGGCCCGCGAGTTCTTCGACATCGTCCGGGTCGTCGAGGTCCAGCGAGCGCCGGCGGTCGAGCTCGGCGAGCTTGTCCCGCACCGCTGCCAGTGCCGGGTCCGGACCGGCCGGGCTGGCAGAACTGGCCGGGCTGGTCGGGCTGGTCGGGCTGGTCGGGCTCGCCGACGTGTCGGGGCGCGGCGGCCCGGCCGTCCCCGTGCCGACTCCGAGCAACGAAGCCGGACCGCTCGGCGGGACCGAGGGCGCGGCGGCGATCGTCACATCGGTTACTTGGCGCTGCACCTGGGGCGTCGCAGCGGCCTGC contains the following coding sequences:
- a CDS encoding VgrG-related protein, whose amino-acid sequence is MSGSAETAPVVWPKVLVGEGSMALSGLAATCLVRLEVDADLRWPTAFALTFHDLTGAALGDAGLRIGARVQVGAGPTAGAKLVVGEVTAVEGCYRGNGGQTTVRGYDLCHRLQRARRSRTFDDMTDSDVARRIAREADLEIGEVFETDTVHDHLLQCNQTDWEFLDQRAGEIGYEFGMADGRFHFRKASQIAHGDEGVAELTIPGTLLRFEPRVTAGNLTPDVEVRVWDPLRARLSATDPVPTSAASVSAPRTQGMTEVKGLFGKKAAPEEAEPAGGRDLGPPPSPTAHVVGTVPVANPQTAAAALAASVGATFAEAEGEAWGDPAIRPGTTVKVTGVPGHFPATWLVTRARHVFDPTEDGYRTEFAAGGGHDRTLLGLASGGAAASGSTARIPGPVCAIVDDIGDGHARVRLTLPWLSPDVRTDWAPVVQFGAGARSGAMFLPEVGDQVLVGFEFGDPRRPYVLGGLVTEKSAYSLGGDAVRQGPGGADSSVARRGFVSASGNRLVFLDEMGQDPKPESSQILLGTGDGVIGLVMDAVKGSVELACAPESPPGQLTVKCGPGGTVNIVTGEGGTVTIDGGDSLTLKSAASLTIQSRGTVSVSGASISLGG
- a CDS encoding phage tail protein, with the protein product MTIDMFASAAGQGPAQLAGAVAPAAGTGLSTGMSAARALQGADSAFPLYGLSMRFIVTFSTETGSQRLGEWSSCTGLHVGFEWEEIEVGGDYGGKAVLPKAVKHTPVVLERAMEHKPSKELQTWLDKLVKDWVNREAGMEELPKGIVLITLQDCQQNPVCSWALHNAVPVSWNGPELKASGGEIALERLTLAHEGFLPHTSVPHKASAANARLSLSDESVLFHYNPAAMTVAHTALAVPAETPPDPKTSPPTKGNGQRRPAENKTKITLDAVVFDGDDVEEICDRLIGWTFLKPVPATGSALKWRPPSLEFRWGKQRSLSVYLTDVTAKYTRFSRTGTPVRATVTLTLEEVPGTRPGTNPTSGGLPGRGTHVLTGAETLPALATSTYGGPGRWREIAAANGFDDPLRVRPGTAVYLPSAQETEG
- a CDS encoding phage tail protein, coding for MDGFGSVLGGAESAQTALEGFVGMGHRYAVLIDNVAYHIGEWQKVSGLSVRWKPIEYRVGDQGNKICVLPGATTYETIALSRAASPYSRVVQHWLNETSKNPKPQSGTIQLVDFAGMPLVQWRLNEFFPIKWSIDNLNAETGKPVIETLELAHTGFLEDAISMLSPI